The region AGATGAAAACAACCAACTGAATAAGAAAATTATTCTGAAAGTAAGCGATTTTAGATCGGCTATGATTCAAGGGAATTTCTTGGCTAAAAAAGGGCTTTGGGTTTCGGAATATCGCATTGAATCCGGTTTGAACTGTGGTGGACATGCTTTTGCTACCGAAGGCTTTTTGTTAGGACCAATTTTAGAGGAATTCAAAGAGAAAAAAGGGCAATTGATAGCTTCTGCTCATGAATTGATGGTAAAAGCCTTAGCGCAAAAGGGAAAACACATTCCAGAAATGCCTTTGGAATTGAAAATTACTGTTCAGGGCGGCGTAGGAACTGCCGAAGAGCATGATTTTTTATTGAATCATTACGAAGTAGATTCTGTGGGCTGGGGTTCACCGTTTTTATTGGTTCCCGAAGCAACTTCTGTGGATGCGCATACTCGTGAATTATTGGCCAAAGCCAAAGAAGAAGATTTGTATCTGAGCCCTATTTCGCCTTTAGGAATTCCTTTTAATACCTTGAGAGGAACGACCAATGAAAAGCTGAAGCAAAAGAGAATTCAGGAAAATAAGGCAGGAAGTTCCTGTCCTAAAAAGTTTTTGGCCCTGAGCAAAGAATTTGGAGCACAAGGAATTTGTACCGCTTCTAAGAAATACCAGGATGTCAAACTGGAAGAACTGGAAGCAAATAAAGAGAATATGTCTGCTGCGATTTACCAAAACGCTAAAAATAAAATTACTGATAAATCTTGTCTTTGCGTAGGTTTAGCCAATGCTTCTTATTTAGAAAATGACATAAAAATTAAGGGACAGGCTCAAGGCGTTGTAATATGTCCTGGACCTAATATGGCTTATTTTGACCAAGAAGTGTCTCTTTCTAAAATGGTGCAACATATTTATGGGAATGCATCCGTTTTGACTACCACAAACCGCCCGAATATGTTTGTGAAGGAATTGTCGATGTATATTGATTATTTGAAAAATGAAATTGCAACGGTTTCTGCTGAGATAAATGCCGGGCAAATAAAAAAATGGAACGCATTTAAAAATAATTTGTTAGAAGGAATAAGCTATTATCAAAATTTATTCGTTTCAACCGGTACTTCTTTGGCAGATAATGCGAAGGTGCAATACTTGTTGCATTTTTATAAGGAGGAATTAATTGAGGTCAAGATTCCCGAATTGGAATTGGCTTAAATAAATAAACGGCTTGAGTAATTCAAGCCGTTTTAACTATTTTGTTAACTTGTTGTTTGCTTAAGATAAAAAAGGAACTCCATAACGAAGTTCCTTTTATAAAATATATTTTAAAGATAAAAAAGTCTTAATCCACCAATTCTACCATTTTGGTATCACCGGCAACAACTACTTTTGTTAATCCGTGTTTAGCTAAATTTTTCATCGAAACATCCCATTTTTTTCCGCTTAAAGCTGCTTTCTCTTTCAAAATAGGCAATTCTACTTGGTTATTGCTGGCTTTCAATAAATCGATGATTAGTTTTTCTTCTTCGGTCAATTCAATTTGAACTAGTTTTTTCTCCGGACGCATTTGCGGGAAGAATAAAACTTCTTGAATAGAAGCATTATTGGTTAGGTACATAATCAAACGGTCCATTCCAATTCCCATTCCGGATGTTGGAGGCATACCATATTCAAGTGCTCTCAAGAAATCTTCATCAATTACGCCATTTGCTTCGTCATCCCCTTTTTCAGCCAAACGCATTTGGTCTTCAAAACGTTCACGTTGATCAATAGGGTCGTTCAATTCAGAATAAGCATTAGCGATTTCTTTTCCGCAAACCATTAATTCAAAACGCTCTGTCAACTCTGGATTGTCGCGGTGCTCTTTACATAAAGGCGACATCTCCTTTGGATAATCGGTAATGAAAGTAGGCTGAATGTAATTTCCTTCGCATTTTGCTCCAAAAATCTCATCGATCAATTTTCCTTTACCCATGGTTTCATCAACGTCGATTCCCATTGATTTTGCAGCATCAAACAATTCTACTTCGCTTTTTCCGGAAATATCAAAACCAGTAAAATGTTTGATAGAATCGGTCATGGTTACGCGAGCATAAGGTGCTTTAAAGTTGATTTTATGTTCACCAAAAGTCACTTCGCTAGTTCCGTTTACAGCAATAGCACAATGTTCTAATAAACCTTCGGCAAATTCCATCATCCAGTTGTAGTCTTTGTAGGCTACATATATTTCCATAGCGGTAAATTCAGGATTATGCGTTCTGTCCATACCTTCATTTCTAAAGTTTTTCGAGAATTCATAAACACCTTCAAAACCACCAACAATTAATCTTTTTAAGTACAATTCGTTAGCAATACGCATATAAAGCGGAATGTCTAAGGAGTTGTGGTGTGTGATAAACGGACGTGCTGCTGCACCACCTGGAATAGACTGTAAAACAGGGGTCTCTACTTCAAGATATCCGGCATCATTAAAATAGCCACGCATAGCGGTGTACAACTTCGTACGTTTGATGAAATTTTCTTTAACATGTTGATTCACTGTTAAATCTACGTAACGCATTCTGTAACGCAATTCAGGATCGTTAAAAGCATCGTGTACGTTTCCGTCTTCATCCACTTTAGGTAATGGTAGCGGACGTAAGGTTTTGCTCAAAAAAGTAAATCCGTCAACACGAATACATTGCGCACCCACTTTAGTAGTAAATAATTCACCTTCAATGCCGATAAAATCACCTAAATCAGTTAATTTTTTAAACACTTGGTTGTACAACGTTTTATCATCTCCTTCACATAAAACATCACGATTAACGTACAATTGTATACGTCCTTCGCTATCTTGCAATTCAGCAAAACAAGCTTTGCCCTGATCTCTTACACTCATCAAACGTCCGGCAACGATCACCTTTTTACCTTCTTCAAAAGACTCCTTTATTTGCTTGGAAGTATGATTTACAGGAAAAAGATTAGCAGGATAAGGATTGATTCCTAGGTTGCGTAAGTTTTGAAGTTTCTCTCTTCGGATGATTTCTTGTTCGGATAATGCCATTTTATGCTGTTTTTAAGTCTGCAAAGATAAAGTTTTTGTTTTTAAATTTTAAGTTTAAAAGTAAAGGTTTTTGGACGATAAATTTATTGCAAAATAGAGCCAGATGAGCCTGGTTTTTTATATAAATTTTGTAATTCCAATACTGGTTTTATGACCTAAAACATTTTCTTAATACTGATAGGACGACTTTACATCTAGTGGTATTTAATTTACCTTTGCTCAACGATTGCGGATTGATTCAGTTTGATAATTCGTATTTTTTTATTGGTATTATCAGCCAAGAATAGGCGATCGTCCAGTTGTGCGGTACTCACAATAGTGCCAAAAGGATTTTCTCCCAGGACATCAGAAGCATTTATTCTAGGATTATAGGTTTTAGTCATAAATTCTTCTTTCGGGTATAGGCATAGGTAATTTAAGCCTCCCTTATATTCTGATGTGACTGCCCAATCGGTACTAAAAGAAACCGCTAGAGGTTTTGTGTCAGCAAATGGAACTACTGTTGGATTGATTGGAGTCGTGAGCGAATTTGTGGCATTGGCACGAATATCTGTAAGTTTATAATACAGATACCCTTTTGTATTTCTTCCGGCAATCACTAAGTTTCCGGTGTCAATATCCATAGAATAGATTTCGTCAAAACCTTGTAAGGTGTTTAACTTAGCGATAGGAGCGATGTTCCAATTGCTTGTTTCGGTAATTTGTGATGTTTCGAAAACTTTAATGGTGGTGCTTTTTTCTTTGACAAATACGAGTCCGTCTTTTACCGCAACTCCAAAAACGTGTACAAAAGTATTCCACCATTGTCCGTTTCCGACTATGCTGATACCGAGATTTGTGTTTTCATCAATCACAAAAAGTCTAGAATCTACACTTCCTAGGTAGATGCGTCCGTTGTCAATAGAAATGGATGAAAGTTTAGTAAATGGAACGCTCGTTGTTCCTTTGGAATAAGTCGAAATTGTTTTTAAGAATGTTAAAGTTTTAGCATTGAAAACTTCGAGTACATCACCATTGCAGATGTATAATTTATCGTTAGCAATAGCGATTCCCTTTGGGTCCAGTTTTCCTGTTCCGTCTCCAATTTGACTTGCGGTGATTTCAGCTTCATTAGTAGGATAGTAATAGCTATAGCTAGATTTAGTTGCATCGTAAGAATCTTTGCTGCAATTAGTAAAGGAAAAAAGTAATAATAGAAAGAAAGCTATTTTGTTCATGTTGATTTGAGGTTTTAATTCCATTTTCCAGCTCCTTTATATTTTAATAAAAATGTGTTTTTAGGGCTGATAGTGAAAACAGGTTTTTTGTAAGTTCCGGTCAAGTACTCGGTTTTAGTCCACCCTTTCAATATATCCGGATCGGTAAATGGAAGATCGTTTAGGTAAATTAGATATTTGTAAAAATGGGTTAGCATTTCTTGCTGACCGCCACCTTCGCCGCTATTGGCTAGATTACTGCTGTGTCCAAAGCCTGTATGATGCGAATATTCATGGGACCAAATTGACATTTCACCTATCCAATGTCCGGTTACATATCCTGATTCCCATTGAGAAGCTAAAGGACCACCTCCTAATGCAGCAGCTCCTCCTACCCTTGCTATATAAAGAGTTCTGCTATCGAGGTAGCTCCAGTATATCTTTTCTATTTCTGCCTTACTGATGTAATCGTAAACTCCATTAACATCATCTGCATTTCCATGCCAATCATTTGCACCATTTATCGCAGTTCCAGCTAGAGCAGCTTGTTCTTGCTTATATTTGTTAAAATTAGTAAAAGTCTCGTAGTAAATAGGATGACTCAAAGCATAAGAGTAATTAAGAATCATTGTTATGGCTTCTTTAGCCAAAACTGGATTCATTGGTAAAAATTTACCATATTCATTGATGTGGTAACCATCGTGAAATTGTACCAATCTTGAAGATTTTATTTTTTTGAATTTGGCAAATAACGGATCGCTGGATTCTACTGAAAATTCAATTGCACCAGAAGAAAAGCCTTCAATTTTGTCAATGGTGACAGTCTTGCCATTTTCCAGTAAATAATCATTTTTTCCCGCTACCAATGGAATCTGGTGGGAAGAACGATGAAAAGCCGGGATTGTTGTAAAATGATAAATCAAAAATCGCTTGTCATAATTAGGAAGTTTGGCATAAACTTTTACATCGCTAAGTTCAACTGGAGAATAAAGAGATACTTGTACTGAATCTTTTCCTTGTTGTATTACTTGTAACGGTTGATTTACTCGAAACCAACGGTCTTTTTTGTCATACATTTTTGAAGGATTTTCATTGTCTTCAAACAGAGTCATTGGCCTGTTTTCTAGCGGTAAATTTGTTGCATCAATACTTGGTAAGTAATTAGCATTGTAACTTGAAAATTTGGATTCGTTGTCGCAGCTTGTGACGATCGTAAAATGGGCAAATAGCAGGTTGAGAATGAGCCATTTTTTAGTGTTTGGGTTCATTTAGTGGGTTTGATAATTTGTTAAAGATTTTAGGGTATTGTATTTTTTTTATTTTAAAACCGTAAAATTCCGCACTTCTTTTTTAAATAAAAAATTGTTTTTTGTTTTTATAATGGTTGAGTTTAGTAAGAGAAGTATTATTGTGTTGGTCGTCTTTTTTGAGTTCTATTTTTGGTGATTTTTTTTTTGGATTGAATAGGATTTTTCTAGTGATTTTTTTTGAACGCAATTAAAAGAATAGGAAGAAGCCAATTTCGACACCATTATTATAGTATTTTTTCGACCCAATGGCAACGCTTGGATGGATATAAACGTTAAAACTGGGAGTTAGTTTTCGGCCATATTCTACAGCGATTGAGTTTTGCCAGCCTTGTAGTTCAAAATTATAGCGGATGATAGCAGTGGTTCCAACCCAATTTTTTTGGAATGAATAATAAATATCATTCTCAAAAATAGTTGTATTTACAGGGGTTCTTGTTTTTTTTCCAGCGAAGCTAAACTGCTGTTCCAGACTGGTGATGGAGAACCACTGTTTTTGTGTGTCCCAATAATGACCTAAAAAAGCGGTCGAGATAAAAACCCATTTTCCAGTGCCAAATGCGTTTTCGGTTGCAGTTGGGATGTTGATTTTACCTCTAAATGCAATACCGGTTTTCTCATTCATTTGTGGTATGTAAGCAATAGAGAGATCAATATCGCCTAGGCCGGTTTGGCCAGTGAAGTCTGGACTGTTTGTGGTGATAATTGGTAAATCAAATCTAAAATTCAAAGCTTTATTGCCAAGTGGATAAAGTATTCGAAGGTTTGTGGTGTTGTATGAACCATCGTTAGTGTTTAAATATTCGTTATAAATAAGTATTGTTTTTTTGAAAAAATTAAATCGGGGTTCAGTCAAAAAACTTCGTGAAACGGTTTCTTGAGCATTCATAGGAATTACCCAAATGAGAAATGTTAAGATTTGAAAAATGGTGGTTTTCATGAGTTCCCATATTGATGTCACGTATTAAAAAAAACTTGGTTTTGAAAAGTCTTATAAAGTTAGTTAAAATACTGTAAAATAAGACTTTATGATTTATTTTTGTTTCGTTAATAGAATTTTTTAATGGTGAATCAATTGTTGTGGTAAAATTAGTAACGGTAATTATTGTCAGATTTTAATTATATTTGGTAAAAATTAAATAGAATGATATTTAAGACTATAAAGGGGAGTTTTCTTTTGTTTTTAATTACACTTACAGTAAGCTGCGAGATTAGAGAGACAATTGCTATCAATCAAGATGGTAGCGGAACCATTGAAGTTGTAAAGCATAGAGAAGAACATAGTTATATGCAGTTGGTAGGAGAGAATTATTCGAAAGAGACAATCTTTAGGGATACTACTTATGTATTTGAAGATTATATAAAAAAGTATAATGAAAATTTTGTTAGATACACCGAGCCTGAGCAAAAGTTTCTAAGTGAATATAGTAAGGTAAAGGTTCATAGTAAGCAAAGTGCTTTTGAGAAGGAATTTAGAACCGTAATTTCGCAATCTTTTGCTAATGTAGAAGAGGTACCTGATTTATATAAAACAGATAATTATGCAAGTGATATAAAATTCAATTATGCCCTAACTGCCGAAGAACATGATTATAGGGTTAGTTACACTTTTGATGGGAATACCTTTAAAAGAACAGTGAAGATAATTGATGCTGTTTTGTTGAAAAAGAATTTTGATGAAATTGAGAGTTTAAAAAAACGATTTTCAAAGTTTCAATTGGTTCAAACGTATACGTTAGATTATCGTTTTCCTCGAAAAATAAAGTCAGTTTCTAATGCGGGTGCTAAAATTAGTGAAGACCGTAAATCAGTTAAATTATACTTTTTATTATCGGATTGTTTGCAAAACCCAGAGAGTACAAATCTAGAGGTGGTTTTGGAGGAGGATATCTAGGCTCAATTTTTGGTAATATCACTTTAAGTCAGTAAAAACCTTTGTAACTTTGCGTCTCAAAGAAATAAAATGAACAAAATAATTCAGCTTCAAGATTTAGGAAATAAAGACTATAATACCACTTGGGAATATCAAGAGGAATTGTTCAAAGAAATTATTGATTTAAAAATCAAAAATAGGAGAGAAGAAACCAATTTAGAAACTCCAAATTATTTTTTGTTTGTAGAACATCCTCATGTGTATACTTTAGGGAAAAGCGGGGATTTAAGTAATTTGCTTTTATCTGAAAAACAACTGGAAGATAAAGGGGCTACTTTTTATAAAATCAATCGTGGCGGTGATATAACCTATCATGGACCTGGGCAAATTGTTGGGTATCCTATCTTGGACTTGGAAAATTTCTTTACTGATATTCATAAATATTTGCGTTTACTCGAAGAATCTATTATTCTTACTTTACAGGATTATGGTGTAGAATGCGGACGAAGCGAAGGTGAAACCGGAGTTTGGCTTGGTGCTGGAACTCCATTTGCCAGAAAAATTTGTGCTATGGGGGTTCGCGCTTCACGCTGGGTTACCATGCACGGATTTGCTTTAAATGTAAATGCCGATTTGGGTTATTTTGACAATATCATTCCCTGTGGAATTCGCGGCAAAGCGGTAACTTCCTTAAACGTGGAACTGGGTGTTGAAAAAGTCGATGAAGAGGAAGTAAAGGAAAAAATCTTAAAACATTTCTCAGAATTATTCGAATGTTCGTTTATTCGATAAATTTGAAAAATCTAAGAATCCAAAAATCTATATATCCAATTTCAATTGTTCGGGCAATAGTCGAAAACTCATTCGGTGGTATTTTGTTACGCCATATTTCCTAATCGCTTCCCGATGTTCTTTGGTTGGGTAGCCTTTGTTTTTTTTCCAATTGTACATCGGGTATTCTTCATGTATCCGATTCATATATTCGTCTCGGTAGGTTTTTGCTAAGACGGATGCTGCGGCGATACTCATAAATTTAGAATCTCCTTTTACGATACTGCTACTAGGGATAGAAGCGAGGATTTCTATTTCGGCTGGGGAGAAGATTTTTCCGCTATTGTTTTTAATGCCTTTTTTTCTAATAAAAGGAGCGTTTCCATCTATTATAATATATTCCGGTTGCGGTTCGAGTTTTAAAACACATTCCTGCATGGCTTTAATAGAGGCATTTAATATGTTGATATCGTCAATTTCCATTGGTTCCAGATGAGTTACCGCATATGTAATGGCTTGTTGTTCTATTAGAGGGCGTAGTTTTTCTCTGGTTTTTTCAGACAGTTGCTTGCTGTCATTCAAAATTTCATTCTCAAAGTCTGGGGGAAGAATAATTGCAGCTGCAGTAACAGGTCCGGCAAGACAGCCGCGACCGGCTTCATCGGTTCCGGATTCCAGTAT is a window of Flavobacterium acetivorans DNA encoding:
- the lysS gene encoding lysine--tRNA ligase; the encoded protein is MALSEQEIIRREKLQNLRNLGINPYPANLFPVNHTSKQIKESFEEGKKVIVAGRLMSVRDQGKACFAELQDSEGRIQLYVNRDVLCEGDDKTLYNQVFKKLTDLGDFIGIEGELFTTKVGAQCIRVDGFTFLSKTLRPLPLPKVDEDGNVHDAFNDPELRYRMRYVDLTVNQHVKENFIKRTKLYTAMRGYFNDAGYLEVETPVLQSIPGGAAARPFITHHNSLDIPLYMRIANELYLKRLIVGGFEGVYEFSKNFRNEGMDRTHNPEFTAMEIYVAYKDYNWMMEFAEGLLEHCAIAVNGTSEVTFGEHKINFKAPYARVTMTDSIKHFTGFDISGKSEVELFDAAKSMGIDVDETMGKGKLIDEIFGAKCEGNYIQPTFITDYPKEMSPLCKEHRDNPELTERFELMVCGKEIANAYSELNDPIDQRERFEDQMRLAEKGDDEANGVIDEDFLRALEYGMPPTSGMGIGMDRLIMYLTNNASIQEVLFFPQMRPEKKLVQIELTEEEKLIIDLLKASNNQVELPILKEKAALSGKKWDVSMKNLAKHGLTKVVVAGDTKMVELVD
- a CDS encoding ribonuclease HII, coding for MLKITFSNKILESGTDEAGRGCLAGPVTAAAIILPPDFENEILNDSKQLSEKTREKLRPLIEQQAITYAVTHLEPMEIDDINILNASIKAMQECVLKLEPQPEYIIIDGNAPFIRKKGIKNNSGKIFSPAEIEILASIPSSSIVKGDSKFMSIAAASVLAKTYRDEYMNRIHEEYPMYNWKKNKGYPTKEHREAIRKYGVTKYHRMSFRLLPEQLKLDI
- a CDS encoding lipid A phosphoethanolamine transferase yields the protein MKTTIFQILTFLIWVIPMNAQETVSRSFLTEPRFNFFKKTILIYNEYLNTNDGSYNTTNLRILYPLGNKALNFRFDLPIITTNSPDFTGQTGLGDIDLSIAYIPQMNEKTGIAFRGKINIPTATENAFGTGKWVFISTAFLGHYWDTQKQWFSITSLEQQFSFAGKKTRTPVNTTIFENDIYYSFQKNWVGTTAIIRYNFELQGWQNSIAVEYGRKLTPSFNVYIHPSVAIGSKKYYNNGVEIGFFLFF
- the lipB gene encoding lipoyl(octanoyl) transferase LipB, giving the protein MNKIIQLQDLGNKDYNTTWEYQEELFKEIIDLKIKNRREETNLETPNYFLFVEHPHVYTLGKSGDLSNLLLSEKQLEDKGATFYKINRGGDITYHGPGQIVGYPILDLENFFTDIHKYLRLLEESIILTLQDYGVECGRSEGETGVWLGAGTPFARKICAMGVRASRWVTMHGFALNVNADLGYFDNIIPCGIRGKAVTSLNVELGVEKVDEEEVKEKILKHFSELFECSFIR